One part of the Thermithiobacillus tepidarius DSM 3134 genome encodes these proteins:
- the flgC gene encoding flagellar basal body rod protein FlgC — protein MSLFKVFDVAGTGMTAQTHRLNVVSSNLANADSATSSTGQTYRAREVVFAAQPLQGGAPAGVAGVSVAGVVEDQAPLRRVYDPGNPVADAQGYVTYPNVNPVEEMVNMISASRSYQANADVMNAAKLMLLKTLTIGQ, from the coding sequence ATGTCCCTGTTCAAGGTCTTCGATGTGGCGGGCACCGGCATGACGGCCCAGACCCATCGTCTGAACGTGGTATCCAGCAACCTGGCCAATGCCGACAGCGCGACCAGCTCCACCGGCCAGACTTATCGTGCCCGCGAGGTGGTCTTTGCCGCGCAGCCGCTGCAGGGCGGCGCACCGGCCGGCGTGGCCGGCGTGAGCGTGGCCGGCGTGGTGGAGGATCAGGCACCGCTGCGCCGGGTCTACGATCCCGGCAATCCGGTGGCCGACGCGCAGGGCTACGTGACCTATCCGAACGTGAATCCGGTCGAGGAGATGGTCAACATGATTTCCGCTTCGCGCTCCTACCAGGCCAACGCGGACGTGATGAACGCGGCCAAGCTGATGCTGCTGAAGACTTTGACCATCGGACAGTGA
- a CDS encoding flagellar hook assembly protein FlgD, translating into MSTAGVNNNANAFSGLANGAGAGSPKAQTLGQDEFFKLLTTQLSNQNPLNPMDNGEFIAQMAQFSTATGVQQMQAEMARLGEALSAGQNLQAAGLMGHRVVIPGNQINLDGTGAASAGFILAEPAEVVVVSVKDQSGQVVKTLNLNAQAAGTHSFDWDGSADRGGTVPPGDYTFAVQALRGGKPVDAEALSVGKVQSVLMTQQGVQLELGGNLGNVALGQIQRIM; encoded by the coding sequence ATGAGCACCGCCGGCGTCAACAACAATGCAAATGCTTTCTCGGGCTTGGCCAATGGCGCCGGCGCGGGCAGTCCCAAGGCCCAGACGCTCGGCCAGGACGAGTTCTTCAAGCTGCTGACCACCCAGCTGAGCAATCAGAATCCGCTGAATCCCATGGACAACGGCGAATTCATCGCCCAGATGGCGCAGTTCAGCACCGCCACCGGCGTGCAGCAGATGCAGGCCGAGATGGCTCGCCTGGGCGAGGCCTTGAGCGCGGGCCAGAATCTGCAGGCGGCCGGGTTGATGGGACACCGGGTGGTGATTCCGGGCAATCAGATCAATCTGGACGGGACCGGCGCGGCGAGCGCGGGCTTCATCCTGGCGGAGCCGGCGGAGGTGGTCGTGGTGTCCGTCAAGGATCAGAGCGGGCAGGTGGTCAAGACCCTGAACCTGAACGCGCAGGCGGCGGGCACGCACAGCTTCGACTGGGACGGCAGCGCCGACCGGGGCGGCACGGTGCCGCCGGGCGACTACACCTTTGCCGTGCAGGCCCTGCGCGGCGGCAAGCCGGTCGACGCGGAGGCGCTCAGCGTGGGCAAGGTGCAGAGCGTGTTGATGACCCAGCAGGGCGTGCAACTGGAGCTGGGAGGCAATCTCGGCAACGTGGCCCTGGGCCAAATCCAACGAATCATGTAG
- the flgE gene encoding flagellar hook protein FlgE: protein MSLRTGLSGLNAAATDLNVIGNNVSNANTVGFKKSNAHFADAYAAAIANTAPTKGQVGIGTQVSRIAAEFTQGNIDVTNNPLDVAINGGGFFRMNDNGTVVYSRNGQFSVDKDGYIVNDGNARLTGYQVANGAVTGALGDLRIDTADIAPTSTANLVAGLNLPAAAPALNPAAFNANDPSTYNHATSVTAYDSLGVSHLVTMYFIKDSTSATTPPAWQVMYQMDDGNSATTPSSGALTTLNFTSAGTISGAASGTLNITAWNSGATPGTLSFDFSSSSLYDAPFSVNTLTADGNASGRLTGLNIGADGSIFGRYSNGQSRVMGQVALTNFSNPNGLQAIGHNLWAATYQSGDPLTGAPGSSSLGLLQSGAVEASNVDLTEELVNMITAQRTYQANAQTIKTEDQLLQTLLTLR from the coding sequence ATGTCTTTGCGCACCGGCTTGAGCGGCCTGAACGCGGCAGCAACGGATCTGAACGTGATCGGCAACAACGTTTCCAATGCCAACACGGTCGGTTTCAAGAAGTCCAACGCCCACTTCGCCGACGCCTATGCGGCGGCGATCGCCAACACGGCGCCCACCAAGGGCCAGGTCGGCATCGGCACCCAAGTGTCCCGCATCGCGGCGGAGTTCACCCAGGGCAACATCGACGTCACCAACAACCCGCTGGACGTGGCCATCAACGGCGGCGGCTTCTTCCGCATGAACGACAACGGCACCGTGGTCTACAGCCGCAACGGCCAGTTCAGCGTGGACAAGGACGGCTACATCGTCAACGACGGCAACGCCAGGCTGACCGGCTATCAGGTGGCGAACGGAGCCGTGACCGGCGCCTTGGGCGATCTGCGCATCGACACCGCGGACATTGCGCCCACCAGCACCGCCAATCTGGTGGCCGGCCTGAATCTGCCGGCCGCGGCGCCCGCGCTCAACCCGGCGGCATTCAATGCCAATGATCCGAGCACCTACAATCATGCCACCTCGGTCACCGCCTACGACAGTCTGGGCGTATCCCATCTGGTGACCATGTATTTCATCAAGGACAGCACCAGCGCGACCACGCCGCCGGCCTGGCAGGTGATGTATCAGATGGATGACGGCAACAGCGCGACCACGCCCAGCTCCGGCGCCTTGACCACGCTGAACTTCACCAGCGCCGGCACCATCAGCGGGGCCGCTTCCGGCACGCTGAACATCACCGCCTGGAACAGCGGGGCAACGCCCGGCACCCTGTCCTTCGACTTCAGTAGCAGCTCTCTGTATGACGCGCCTTTCAGCGTCAATACCCTGACGGCCGACGGCAATGCCAGCGGCCGCCTGACGGGCCTGAATATCGGTGCCGACGGCAGCATCTTCGGGCGCTACAGCAACGGCCAGTCGCGGGTGATGGGACAGGTGGCGCTGACCAACTTCAGCAATCCCAACGGCCTGCAGGCCATCGGCCACAATCTGTGGGCGGCGACCTACCAGTCGGGTGATCCCCTGACCGGCGCGCCGGGCAGTTCCAGCCTGGGCCTCCTGCAATCGGGCGCCGTGGAGGCTTCCAACGTGGACCTCACCGAGGAACTGGTCAACATGATCACCGCCCAGCGCACTTATCAGGCCAACGCCCAGACCATCAAGACCGAAGACCAGCTGCTGCAGACGCTGCTGACGCTGCGCTGA
- the flgF gene encoding flagellar basal-body rod protein FlgF, with translation MDRLIYVAMTGAKELMQRQAIGANNLANVNTTGFRADQAVTRALPVFNLNQPTRAYAVTEGVTADFSQGPLQSTGRELDVAVKGPGWLAVQAQDGQEAYTRNGNLFISPTGVLQTADGHPVLGNNGLINLPPLQSVSIGADGTVSGVPQGQPATARVVFDRIKLVNPPEQSLQKGGDGLFRGNNGPAPADARVSLAIGSLEASNVNPVQAMVDMISMARQFETQIKIIQTAQQDSRQAAQILNLSA, from the coding sequence ATGGATCGACTCATATACGTAGCCATGACCGGCGCCAAGGAATTGATGCAGCGTCAGGCGATTGGCGCCAACAACCTGGCGAACGTCAACACCACCGGCTTTCGCGCCGATCAGGCGGTCACCCGGGCCTTGCCGGTCTTCAATCTCAACCAGCCCACCCGGGCCTACGCGGTGACCGAGGGCGTCACCGCCGACTTCTCGCAGGGACCGCTGCAGAGCACCGGGCGGGAGCTGGACGTGGCGGTCAAGGGCCCGGGCTGGCTCGCGGTGCAGGCGCAGGACGGCCAGGAGGCCTACACCCGCAACGGCAATCTGTTCATCAGTCCGACCGGCGTGCTGCAGACGGCGGACGGCCATCCCGTGCTGGGCAACAACGGGCTCATCAATCTGCCGCCCCTGCAGTCGGTCAGCATCGGCGCCGACGGCACGGTCTCGGGCGTGCCCCAGGGCCAGCCGGCCACGGCGCGGGTGGTCTTCGACCGCATCAAGCTCGTGAATCCGCCGGAACAATCCTTGCAAAAAGGCGGTGACGGCCTGTTCCGCGGCAACAACGGGCCTGCGCCGGCGGATGCCAGGGTCAGCCTGGCGATCGGCTCGCTGGAGGCCAGCAACGTCAATCCGGTGCAGGCCATGGTGGATATGATCAGCATGGCGCGCCAGTTCGAAACGCAGATCAAGATCATTCAGACGGCGCAGCAGGATTCCCGCCAGGCGGCGCAGATCCTGAACCTGTCGGCGTAA
- the flgG gene encoding flagellar basal-body rod protein FlgG: MIRSLWIAKTGLDAQQHQMDVISNNLANVNTTGFKRARAVFEDLLYQNVRQAGSQSSQQTMLPSGLQMGTGVRTVATEKIHTQGNLTQTGNSLDLAINGNGFFQVLMPDGTLAYSRDGSFQIDSQGQLVTASGYPVQPAITLPANVLSVSVGTDGTVSVTQPGTAAPVQVGSLQLATFVNPAGLQSIGDNLYQETGASGAPATNQPGTNGTGVINQGYLETSNVNVVEEMVNMITTQRAYEINSKAVHTADQMLQYVNNNL, translated from the coding sequence ATGATTCGTTCCCTGTGGATTGCCAAGACCGGCCTCGACGCCCAGCAGCATCAGATGGACGTCATTTCCAACAACCTGGCCAACGTGAACACCACCGGCTTCAAGCGGGCGCGCGCGGTGTTCGAGGATCTGCTCTACCAGAACGTGCGCCAGGCCGGCTCCCAGAGCAGCCAGCAGACGATGTTGCCGTCAGGCCTGCAGATGGGCACCGGCGTGCGCACGGTGGCCACGGAGAAGATCCACACCCAGGGCAATCTGACCCAGACCGGCAACAGCCTGGATCTCGCCATCAACGGCAACGGTTTCTTCCAGGTGCTCATGCCCGACGGCACCTTGGCCTATTCCCGCGACGGCAGCTTCCAGATCGACAGCCAGGGCCAGCTGGTGACCGCCAGCGGCTATCCGGTGCAGCCGGCCATCACCCTGCCGGCCAATGTGCTGAGCGTGTCGGTGGGCACGGACGGCACGGTATCGGTGACCCAGCCCGGCACCGCCGCGCCGGTGCAGGTGGGCAGCCTGCAACTGGCAACCTTCGTCAATCCGGCGGGCCTGCAGAGCATCGGCGACAACCTGTATCAGGAGACCGGCGCCTCCGGGGCGCCCGCCACCAACCAGCCGGGCACCAACGGCACCGGCGTCATCAACCAGGGCTATCTGGAAACCAGCAACGTGAACGTGGTGGAGGAAATGGTCAACATGATCACCACCCAGCGCGCCTACGAGATCAACTCCAAGGCGGTGCACACGGCGGACCAGATGCTGCAGTACGTGAACAACAACCTGTGA
- a CDS encoding flagellar basal body L-ring protein FlgH, producing the protein MRPLLVRGLALTCLAGLGACASAPKGAVEPLAFPALPAAPAAAPANGAIYQADNSLALFEDRRARRVGDVITINIVEKAAANKQASTSVGRGSSVDDKISALFGLPLTTPVLPLAGRSLNADLSASSSNKFEGKGSSAQSNSFIGTITATVVQVQANGNLVVSGEKRVRINQGEEYIRLAGVVRPESIAADNSVLSTQVANARIEYRGSGSIDEAQRMGWLQRFFMNVWPF; encoded by the coding sequence ATGCGCCCCCTCCTTGTCCGCGGCCTGGCGCTGACCTGCCTGGCCGGTCTCGGGGCCTGCGCCAGCGCACCCAAGGGCGCAGTGGAGCCGCTCGCCTTTCCGGCGCTGCCGGCGGCGCCGGCAGCGGCGCCCGCCAACGGCGCCATCTACCAGGCCGACAACAGCCTGGCGCTCTTCGAGGACCGGCGCGCGCGGCGGGTGGGCGACGTGATCACCATCAACATCGTGGAAAAGGCCGCCGCCAACAAGCAGGCCTCCACCAGCGTCGGCCGCGGCAGCAGCGTGGACGACAAGATCTCGGCGCTATTCGGCTTGCCGCTGACCACCCCCGTGCTGCCGCTGGCCGGCCGCAGCCTCAACGCCGACCTGTCCGCCTCCAGCAGCAACAAGTTCGAGGGCAAGGGCAGCAGCGCGCAGAGCAACAGCTTCATCGGCACGATCACGGCCACGGTGGTGCAGGTGCAGGCCAACGGCAATCTGGTGGTCAGCGGCGAGAAGCGGGTGCGCATCAACCAGGGCGAGGAGTACATCCGCCTGGCGGGCGTGGTGCGACCGGAGAGCATCGCGGCGGACAACTCGGTGCTGTCCACCCAGGTGGCCAATGCACGCATCGAATACCGGGGCAGCGGCAGCATCGACGAGGCCCAGCGCATGGGCTGGCTGCAGCGCTTCTTCATGAACGTCTGGCCCTTCTAG
- a CDS encoding flagellar basal body P-ring protein FlgI, which produces MRKAWIFAAVLLGMLPLPAQAERIKDIATLQGVRSNQLIGYGLVVGLDGTGDQTTQTPFTVQSLKNMLTQLGVNLPAGTTLQLKNVAAVTVTANLPPFARPGQTIDVTVSSMGNANSLRGGTLLLTPLKGANGQVYAMAQGSLIVGGYGAAGAGASVQVNSTRVARIPNGATVEQAVPTQLGQGDMLNLDLNSPDFTTANRVSQAINAHFGPDTAQALNAGQIQVRAPLAPGERVNFIAALENLTLTTGEPVAKVIIDARSGTVVLGQNVRLRPAAVAHGNLSVTISERPQVSQPNPFGRGQTVVTPGTSIATKEEKGRLMLFPAGVTLETVVRALNAVGATPTDLVAILQAMKLAGALQAELEVV; this is translated from the coding sequence ATGCGAAAGGCCTGGATCTTTGCCGCCGTCCTCCTGGGCATGCTGCCGCTGCCCGCGCAGGCGGAGCGCATCAAGGACATCGCCACCCTGCAGGGCGTGCGCAGCAACCAGCTCATCGGCTACGGCCTGGTGGTCGGCCTGGACGGCACCGGCGACCAGACCACGCAGACGCCCTTCACCGTGCAGAGCCTGAAGAACATGCTGACCCAGCTCGGCGTCAATCTGCCGGCGGGCACCACCCTGCAGCTCAAGAACGTGGCGGCGGTCACCGTGACCGCCAACCTGCCGCCCTTCGCGCGGCCCGGCCAGACCATCGACGTCACCGTGTCGTCCATGGGCAACGCCAACAGCCTGCGCGGCGGCACGCTGCTGCTGACCCCGCTCAAGGGCGCCAACGGCCAGGTCTACGCCATGGCCCAGGGCTCCCTGATCGTGGGCGGCTATGGCGCCGCTGGCGCCGGCGCCAGCGTGCAGGTCAACAGCACGCGCGTGGCGCGCATTCCCAACGGCGCGACCGTGGAGCAGGCCGTGCCCACCCAACTGGGCCAGGGCGACATGCTCAACCTTGACCTGAACAGCCCGGATTTCACCACCGCCAATCGCGTGTCCCAGGCCATCAACGCGCATTTCGGGCCGGACACGGCCCAGGCGCTCAATGCCGGCCAGATCCAGGTGCGGGCGCCGCTGGCGCCCGGCGAGCGCGTCAACTTCATCGCCGCCCTGGAAAACCTCACCCTCACGACCGGCGAGCCGGTGGCCAAGGTCATCATCGACGCGCGCAGCGGCACCGTCGTGCTCGGCCAAAACGTGCGCCTGCGCCCCGCCGCCGTGGCCCACGGCAATCTGTCGGTCACCATCAGCGAGCGGCCGCAGGTGAGCCAGCCCAACCCCTTCGGCCGCGGCCAGACGGTGGTGACGCCGGGCACCTCCATCGCCACCAAGGAGGAAAAGGGCCGGCTCATGCTGTTCCCGGCGGGCGTGACCCTGGAAACGGTGGTACGCGCCCTCAACGCGGTCGGCGCCACGCCCACCGATCTCGTCGCCATCCTGCAGGCCATGAAGCTGGCCGGCGCACTGCAGGCCGAACTGGAGGTGGTGTGA
- the flgJ gene encoding flagellar assembly peptidoglycan hydrolase FlgJ — protein MADRLLTGSAGLKAQEARSALDFQGLKQLQASAQRNDPQALRKAAQQFEALFTQQMLKSMRQTTPGDSLTGSEEGQLYRDMLDQQLAQNLAQGRGFGLADMLVRHLSRQSAGAAAQPVAEARPDELRRAPAAAGSSSVAPAAGEARSEAFIRAILPAAKEAARALGVNPVAVLAHAALETGWGKNMPLDGNGRPSFNLFGIKAAGWDGERVQARTTEFVNGLARAEQAAFRAYRSVTESVQDYARFLLGNKRYQGVMGHGDDIAGFARALQRAGYATDPDYAGKLAATAAGRKMRDTLASLGLSL, from the coding sequence ATGGCGGACCGCCTGCTGACGGGCAGCGCCGGGCTGAAAGCCCAGGAGGCCCGTTCGGCGTTGGACTTCCAAGGGCTCAAGCAGCTTCAGGCCAGCGCCCAGCGCAATGATCCGCAAGCCCTGCGCAAGGCCGCGCAACAGTTCGAGGCGCTCTTTACCCAGCAGATGCTGAAGAGCATGCGCCAGACCACGCCCGGCGACAGCTTGACCGGCAGCGAGGAGGGACAGCTCTATCGCGACATGCTCGACCAGCAACTGGCCCAGAACCTGGCCCAGGGCCGCGGCTTCGGGCTGGCAGACATGCTGGTGCGCCATCTGAGCCGGCAATCGGCGGGAGCCGCCGCCCAGCCGGTTGCCGAAGCGCGGCCGGACGAGCTGCGCCGGGCGCCGGCCGCTGCTGGCAGTTCCAGCGTCGCGCCGGCGGCCGGCGAAGCGCGGTCCGAAGCCTTCATTCGCGCCATCCTGCCCGCCGCCAAGGAGGCGGCGCGGGCCCTGGGCGTCAACCCGGTGGCGGTGTTGGCCCATGCCGCCCTGGAAACCGGCTGGGGCAAGAACATGCCGCTGGACGGCAACGGCCGGCCGAGCTTCAACCTCTTCGGCATCAAGGCCGCGGGCTGGGATGGAGAGCGGGTGCAGGCGCGCACCACCGAATTCGTGAACGGCTTGGCGCGCGCGGAGCAGGCCGCTTTCCGCGCTTATCGCAGCGTGACAGAGAGCGTGCAGGACTATGCACGCTTTTTGCTTGGCAACAAGCGCTACCAGGGCGTCATGGGGCATGGCGACGACATCGCCGGCTTCGCCCGGGCGCTTCAGCGGGCCGGCTACGCGACCGACCCCGACTACGCGGGCAAGCTGGCGGCCACCGCCGCCGGCAGGAAGATGCGGGACACCCTGGCGAGCCTGGGGCTGTCGCTCTGA
- the flgN gene encoding flagellar export chaperone FlgN yields MQAQLMEVISAETATAATLLKVLEEENHWLPRSEAGAASPFLACRAELLQQLNQLGRQRIALIATAPMDAAANQAMARLADLILRIQEMNQRNQHMVLLHLRGLEGALAQQQPQQPTYGTPGRRPGQSFGAG; encoded by the coding sequence ATGCAAGCACAATTAATGGAAGTCATCAGTGCGGAAACCGCCACGGCGGCGACCCTCTTGAAGGTGCTGGAGGAGGAAAATCATTGGCTGCCCCGCAGTGAGGCGGGCGCTGCCTCGCCCTTCCTGGCTTGCCGCGCGGAACTCCTGCAACAGCTCAATCAGTTGGGCCGTCAGCGGATTGCCCTGATCGCCACGGCGCCCATGGATGCCGCAGCCAACCAAGCGATGGCCCGGCTTGCCGACCTGATCCTGCGCATCCAGGAAATGAACCAGCGCAACCAGCACATGGTGCTCCTGCACCTGCGCGGGTTGGAAGGCGCGCTGGCCCAGCAGCAGCCGCAGCAGCCGACTTACGGCACGCCGGGCCGCCGCCCGGGCCAGTCCTTCGGAGCCGGCTGA
- the flgK gene encoding flagellar hook-associated protein FlgK — MAGIGAMINSALGGLNVATTALQTTGHNIGNVNTPGYSRQSVQQSARLPQYTGAGFIGTGVQADGIVRSYDSYLQNQIWQGTANSSALSTLNGQLSQLNNLLSDPKAGLSPALNDFFTAAQSVANNPSGIPERQALISNAQVLAARFQTLDGRMNQMEQEVNTQLQERLASVNTLSQQIATVNQRIFELQGDASGQVPNDLLDQRDQLIARLNEEIGISVVRQTDGRLNLFTGNGQVLVAGSKAYELAAVPNAYDPTRLEIGYRSTGAVISNGISGGALGGLLRFRSESLDVARNALGRIAEGVAVHTNAQQRLGLDLNGALGGPLFSEPTPLVHANRNNGNPGASLSALVSDVSQLSASDYQVEYSGGVWQVTRSSDGQTVLTSGGGPLSFDGLTVTVSGTANNGDKFLIQPTHGAASAISVLSTDPAKIAAAAPYVSNPGNNTGLVSISTGAVVAASGDVNVPASAFGQDLTVTFTSSSTFQISSGSPAAVIASGAYVPGGTSISVAYPAGAGNAYWQVQLSGAPAVSGDSFSLTRAGVDENHNALALANLQTRNTLLGGSTTFGGAYGQLVTQIGTDGQQAQVGDKALANQLQQVKQAQQAVAGVNLDEEAANLVRFQQAYQASAKVIQVADTLFQSILAIKGA, encoded by the coding sequence ATGGCGGGCATCGGCGCGATGATCAACAGCGCCCTGGGCGGCCTGAACGTGGCCACCACGGCGCTGCAAACCACCGGGCACAACATCGGCAACGTCAATACGCCGGGCTACAGCCGCCAAAGCGTCCAACAAAGCGCCCGCTTGCCCCAGTACACCGGGGCCGGCTTCATCGGCACCGGGGTGCAGGCGGACGGCATCGTGCGCAGCTACGACAGCTATCTGCAAAACCAGATCTGGCAGGGCACGGCCAACAGCAGCGCCCTCAGCACCCTGAACGGCCAATTGAGCCAGCTCAACAACCTGCTGTCCGATCCCAAGGCGGGCCTGAGCCCGGCGCTGAACGATTTTTTCACCGCCGCCCAGTCGGTGGCCAACAATCCGAGCGGCATTCCCGAGCGCCAGGCCCTGATCAGCAATGCCCAGGTGCTGGCCGCGCGCTTCCAAACCCTGGACGGGCGCATGAACCAGATGGAGCAGGAGGTCAATACCCAGCTCCAGGAGCGCTTGGCGAGCGTCAATACGCTGAGCCAGCAGATCGCCACGGTCAATCAGCGCATTTTCGAGCTGCAGGGCGATGCCAGCGGGCAGGTGCCGAACGATCTCCTGGATCAGCGCGACCAGTTGATCGCCAGGCTCAACGAAGAGATCGGGATATCCGTCGTGCGCCAGACGGATGGACGCCTGAACCTGTTCACCGGCAATGGGCAGGTGCTGGTGGCCGGCAGCAAGGCCTACGAGCTGGCCGCCGTGCCGAATGCCTATGATCCGACCCGCCTGGAAATCGGCTACCGATCGACCGGCGCCGTCATCTCCAACGGCATCAGCGGCGGCGCCCTGGGCGGACTGCTGCGCTTTCGCAGTGAGAGCCTGGACGTCGCGCGCAACGCCCTGGGACGCATTGCCGAGGGCGTGGCCGTCCATACCAATGCGCAGCAGCGGCTGGGCCTGGACCTGAACGGCGCCTTGGGTGGCCCCCTGTTCAGCGAGCCCACGCCGCTGGTGCACGCCAACCGCAACAACGGCAATCCCGGCGCCAGCCTGAGCGCACTGGTGAGCGACGTCAGCCAGCTGAGCGCCTCCGATTACCAGGTGGAGTACAGCGGCGGCGTCTGGCAGGTCACCCGCAGCAGCGACGGACAAACGGTGCTCACCAGCGGCGGCGGGCCGCTCAGCTTCGACGGCTTGACCGTCACCGTGTCCGGCACGGCCAACAACGGCGACAAGTTCCTGATCCAGCCCACGCATGGGGCCGCCAGCGCCATCAGCGTCCTGAGCACGGACCCGGCCAAGATCGCCGCCGCAGCGCCTTATGTGTCCAATCCGGGCAACAATACCGGCCTGGTGAGCATCTCCACCGGGGCCGTGGTCGCCGCCAGCGGCGATGTCAATGTGCCGGCCAGCGCCTTCGGCCAGGATCTGACCGTCACCTTTACCAGCAGCTCGACTTTCCAGATCAGCTCCGGCAGCCCGGCCGCCGTGATCGCCTCCGGTGCTTACGTGCCCGGCGGCACGAGCATCAGCGTGGCTTATCCCGCCGGTGCGGGCAACGCCTACTGGCAAGTGCAGCTCAGCGGCGCGCCGGCGGTTTCGGGCGACAGTTTCTCCCTGACCCGCGCCGGCGTCGACGAGAATCACAACGCCCTGGCGCTGGCCAACCTGCAGACCCGCAATACGCTGTTGGGCGGCAGCACCACCTTCGGCGGCGCCTACGGGCAACTGGTCACCCAGATCGGCACCGACGGGCAGCAGGCCCAGGTCGGCGACAAGGCCTTGGCCAACCAGTTGCAGCAGGTCAAGCAGGCGCAGCAGGCGGTGGCCGGCGTCAATCTGGATGAGGAGGCCGCCAACCTGGTCCGCTTCCAGCAGGCTTACCAGGCCTCCGCCAAGGTCATTCAGGTGGCCGACACGCTGTTCCAGAGCATCCTGGCCATCAAGGGAGCGTAG
- the flgL gene encoding flagellar hook-associated protein FlgL: MRISTSQFYANSLDGILNQQEQLNRLSQQMATGRRIVNPADDPSGSARVVALSQSIAVADKYAGNAASAVDTLTQESTTLQNVSDLLRQVRNLALQMGNGTQNDDTRRNAAAAVTNQLSQLLQLANARDGNGNYLFAGSKSNTQPFALTGGTPAVSYSGDSGQREVQIHGSRSIPVSDSGQALFMGIRDGNGTFSSVAASGNTGTGLIGMGSVLDPAKATSRLTSGLTSYTITFASGIPDTTFMVTSGSGATSGVVASGTYTPGMSVEIQEAGIAVELQGEPANGDSFTISPAKNQDVFTTLAQLRDILSQPTSDPAQKARFTQQLNQVIGNLDQAQTNILSAQSAIGVRLTEARAAQSANNTLKVQYQTTLSGVQDVNYAEVITQFNQSKVALEAAQKTFVQIQGLTLFNYIK; the protein is encoded by the coding sequence ATGCGCATCAGCACCTCGCAGTTTTACGCCAACAGCCTGGACGGCATCCTGAATCAGCAGGAGCAGCTCAATAGGCTGAGCCAGCAGATGGCCACCGGGCGCCGCATCGTGAATCCCGCCGACGATCCCTCCGGCAGCGCCCGGGTGGTGGCCCTGTCCCAGAGCATCGCCGTGGCCGACAAGTACGCCGGCAACGCCGCCAGCGCCGTCGACACGCTCACCCAGGAAAGCACCACGCTGCAGAATGTCAGCGATCTCCTGCGGCAGGTGCGCAACCTGGCCCTGCAAATGGGCAACGGCACCCAGAACGACGACACCCGGCGCAATGCCGCCGCCGCGGTCACCAATCAGCTCTCGCAACTGCTGCAGCTGGCCAACGCCCGCGACGGCAACGGCAACTACCTGTTCGCCGGCAGCAAGAGCAACACCCAGCCCTTTGCCCTGACCGGCGGCACGCCGGCGGTCAGCTACAGCGGCGACAGCGGCCAGCGGGAGGTGCAGATCCACGGCTCCCGCAGCATCCCCGTTTCCGATTCCGGCCAGGCTTTGTTCATGGGCATCCGGGATGGCAACGGCACCTTCAGCAGCGTGGCCGCCAGCGGCAATACCGGCACGGGCCTCATCGGCATGGGCAGCGTCCTCGATCCGGCCAAGGCGACCAGCAGGCTCACCAGCGGGCTGACGAGCTACACCATCACCTTCGCCAGCGGCATCCCGGATACCACCTTCATGGTCACCAGCGGCAGCGGCGCCACCTCGGGCGTGGTCGCCAGCGGCACCTACACGCCGGGCATGTCCGTAGAGATCCAGGAGGCGGGCATCGCCGTGGAGCTGCAGGGCGAGCCGGCCAACGGCGACAGCTTCACCATCTCTCCGGCGAAGAACCAGGATGTCTTCACCACCCTGGCGCAGCTGCGGGACATCCTGTCCCAGCCCACCAGCGATCCGGCCCAAAAGGCCCGATTCACCCAGCAGCTGAACCAGGTGATCGGCAACCTGGATCAGGCGCAGACCAACATTCTCAGTGCCCAGTCCGCCATCGGCGTCCGCCTCACCGAAGCCCGGGCGGCGCAAAGCGCGAACAACACCTTGAAAGTCCAGTATCAGACCACCCTGTCAGGCGTGCAGGACGTCAACTACGCAGAGGTCATCACCCAGTTCAACCAGAGCAAGGTGGCGCTGGAGGCGGCGCAGAAAACCTTCGTGCAGATCCAGGGATTGACCCTGTTCAACTACATCAAATGA